DNA sequence from the Ruminococcus albus 7 = DSM 20455 genome:
ACCGCTGGCACAGAAATACTTCCATGTTTTTGAGACATATGATCCAACAAGCGGTCAGCTGAACTGGATGCATAAAGTTATATCAAACTTCAAAGCAATGATCATGGGAACTTACCACGGAAACGAAAAGATCCACACAGCGTTATATGCTGCCGAATACTGCTACAAATTCAACCGTCGTAAGCTGGGAAACAGTGCGTATTTAAGGCTTTTGGCTGCTTTGGTGCAGTGATCTTACTTGTGGTGTGTTAAGGGGATAACCATATTATATAATACAAGATAATGGATATATAATGCAAGACTATGAAAATATAATACAAGATAATAAAAAATACCGAATGGACATAAATGGTTTTGAATGCGAGCCTGAGCAATTTCTTAAATTTATGGAGAGCAAAGGGGTAAGAGTTATTACCGATAAATAACCGTTCTGAACGGTATCGAAATGGTAATCAGAATCCCCACTACTTCAACCTTTATTTTATAGGTAACAAGTACGCGATAGACAAGCATGGTTTCACCTGCCCTGCAACAGAATTTGAAAAGCTGATGTATGATATGGGCAATGAAATCGAGATAGAATTAAGCTAAAAATATAAATCGATTCTTTGAAAGGAAAATGAAAATGAATACTATAGAACAGTTCAATGAACACGTTATGCCGACTTACGGAAGGTATGACCTGGTACTCGATAAGGGTGCTGAACAGACAGCTGTCAGCGAAGACGGCAAGCAGTACATAGATTTTGGCTCGGGTATCGGCACAAACAGCCTTGGTTACTGCAACGAGGAATGGGTAGATGCAGTTTGCGCTCAGGTAAAGAAGATACAGCACACCTCCAACTACTACTACACAAAGGTACAGGCTGATTTTGCGCAGAAGCTTTGCGGTATCACTGGTTACAGCAAGATGTTCTTCGGAAACTCGGGTGCTGAAGCTAACGAGTGCGCAATCAAGGTCGCAAGGAAGTACAGCTTTGACAAGTACGGCAAGGAAGCCGAGAGGAATATCATCATCACACTGGTGAACAGTTTCCACGGAAGGACAATGGGAACTCTTTCCGCTACAGGACAGGACGTATTCCATAACTACTTCTTCCCTTTCCTGCCCGGATTTGTAAACGTTAAGGCTAATGATATCGATGACCTGAACAAAGTCATAGCCGAGAACGACGGCAAGGTATGCGCTATAATGTTTGAATGCATTCAGGGCGAAGGCGGCGTTGTTGGACTTGATGAGGCTTTTGTAAAGGCTATATTCGATGTAGCTGAAAAGAATGATATCCTGACTATCTGCGATGAAGTTCAGACAGGTGTAGGCAGGTCAGGCAAGT
Encoded proteins:
- a CDS encoding aspartate aminotransferase family protein — translated: MNTIEQFNEHVMPTYGRYDLVLDKGAEQTAVSEDGKQYIDFGSGIGTNSLGYCNEEWVDAVCAQVKKIQHTSNYYYTKVQADFAQKLCGITGYSKMFFGNSGAEANECAIKVARKYSFDKYGKEAERNIIITLVNSFHGRTMGTLSATGQDVFHNYFFPFLPGFVNVKANDIDDLNKVIAENDGKVCAIMFECIQGEGGVVGLDEAFVKAIFDVAEKNDILTICDEVQTGVGRSGKFLACMNYGVKPNIVTMAKGLAGGLPIGVCLADEKCCDVLTKGTHGSTFGGNPVVCAGGLAVLNNVTKEGFLDEVIKKGDYIREKLKDVPEVTGISGMGLMLGVSLKTKTAGDVCKACLDNGLLILTAKEKLRFLPPLNISYEEIDKGLAILKDILEK